One Massilia sp. 9096 genomic window carries:
- a CDS encoding mannose-1-phosphate guanylyltransferase/mannose-6-phosphate isomerase, translated as MKIYPVILSGGAGTRLWPLSRAVMPKQLLPLVTDKTMLQETALRVHGWPGLMAPLVVCGNEHRFMVAEQMREVGITPQSILLEPIGRNTAPAVTAAAQHLLAQDPDAIMLVLPADHVIEKNDAFRQAVERATRLVQEGALATFGIVPGAPETGYGYIRRGEPLPGCDDCYKLERFVEKPDRNTAEGFVADGGYYWNSGMFMFRADRFLAEIEKHAPAIAQAAENAMQNAYRDLDFCRLDEKAFTACPSDSIDYAVMEHTRDGVVVASDIGWSDVGSWTALADVQQKDANGNSLRGDVYLDNTSNTLVRAESRIVAVVGMKDVVVVETPDAVLVAHKDEVQRVKNVVEHLKGKERTEHLHHTKVYRPWGSYEGIDHGDRFQVKRITVKPGEKLSLQMHHHRAEHWIVVSGTARVTCGDKVMLLAENESTYIPLGTTHRLENPGKLPLHLIEVQSGSYLGEDDIVRFEDVYQRA; from the coding sequence ATGAAGATCTATCCAGTCATCCTCTCCGGCGGCGCCGGGACCCGTCTGTGGCCTCTGTCGCGGGCAGTCATGCCCAAGCAGTTGCTGCCTTTGGTCACCGACAAGACCATGCTGCAGGAAACCGCGCTGCGCGTGCACGGTTGGCCGGGGTTGATGGCGCCATTAGTGGTGTGCGGCAACGAGCACCGCTTCATGGTCGCCGAGCAGATGCGCGAAGTCGGCATCACCCCGCAGAGCATCCTGCTCGAGCCGATCGGCCGCAACACCGCCCCGGCCGTGACGGCGGCGGCGCAGCACCTGCTGGCCCAGGATCCGGACGCGATCATGCTGGTGTTGCCGGCTGACCACGTGATCGAGAAGAACGACGCATTCCGCCAGGCCGTCGAGCGCGCCACCAGGCTGGTGCAGGAGGGCGCCCTGGCGACCTTCGGCATCGTCCCGGGCGCGCCCGAAACCGGCTATGGCTACATCCGCCGCGGCGAACCGCTGCCGGGCTGCGACGACTGCTACAAGCTCGAGCGTTTCGTCGAGAAGCCGGACCGCAACACCGCCGAAGGCTTCGTCGCCGATGGCGGCTACTACTGGAACAGCGGCATGTTCATGTTCCGCGCCGACCGCTTCCTGGCCGAGATCGAAAAGCATGCGCCGGCCATCGCCCAGGCTGCGGAAAACGCAATGCAGAACGCTTACCGCGACCTGGACTTCTGCCGCCTGGACGAAAAGGCGTTCACCGCCTGCCCGTCGGACTCGATCGACTACGCGGTCATGGAACACACCCGTGACGGCGTCGTGGTGGCGAGCGACATCGGCTGGAGCGACGTCGGTTCCTGGACCGCGCTGGCCGACGTCCAGCAAAAAGATGCCAACGGCAACTCGCTGCGCGGCGACGTCTACCTCGACAACACCAGCAACACGCTGGTGCGTGCCGAGAGCCGCATCGTCGCCGTGGTCGGCATGAAGGACGTGGTCGTGGTCGAGACCCCGGACGCGGTGCTGGTCGCGCACAAGGACGAGGTCCAGCGCGTCAAGAACGTGGTCGAGCACCTGAAAGGCAAGGAGCGCACCGAGCACCTGCACCACACCAAGGTCTACCGCCCGTGGGGTTCCTACGAGGGCATCGACCATGGCGACCGCTTCCAGGTCAAGCGCATCACGGTCAAGCCGGGCGAAAAGCTCAGCCTGCAGATGCACCACCACCGCGCCGAGCACTGGATCGTGGTGTCGGGCACCGCGCGCGTGACCTGCGGCGACAAGGTGATGCTGCTGGCCGAGAACGAGTCGACCTACATCCCGCTGGGCACCACGCACCGCCTGGAAAACCCGGGCAAGCTGCCGCTGCACCTGATCGAAGTGCAGTCGGGCAGCTACCTCGGCGAGGACGACATCGTCCGCTTCGAGGACGTGTACCAGCGCGCATAA
- a CDS encoding TIGR03790 family protein: MTVTSCLRRALAAALLGALLIASPARAQLAGAGRLQPQQLAIVVNDAEPNSVAIGAYYRERRGIPSANVVHVRIPGKPHGLSAARFQALKAQIDARLDPAVQAVLMVWTAPYKVECNSITGAYSLGFDAQQCVRTCAPGRPSPYFNSASQRPFTDLHVRLSMLLPTESVEQAKALIDRGAGAGFRLVPASAYYLATSDTARNARAPFFPPPGRIDARALTVRQLHADVLDDAHDIIVYQTGMAEVAKLDTLGFLAGALADHLTSLGGDLLGNQQMSSLRWLEAGATASYGTVSEPCNHWQKFPNPTVLLSHYVRGNSAIEAYWKSVAWPAQGLFIGEPLAAPYAAPAAVHSARR, encoded by the coding sequence ATGACCGTGACCTCTTGCCTGCGCCGCGCCCTGGCGGCTGCGCTGCTCGGCGCATTGCTGATTGCAAGCCCGGCCCGGGCGCAGCTGGCCGGCGCCGGGCGCCTGCAGCCGCAGCAGCTGGCCATCGTCGTCAACGACGCCGAGCCGAACAGCGTCGCCATCGGCGCCTATTACCGCGAGCGGCGCGGCATCCCCTCGGCCAACGTGGTGCACGTGCGCATCCCCGGCAAGCCGCACGGGCTGAGCGCGGCGCGCTTCCAGGCGCTCAAGGCGCAGATCGACGCCCGTCTCGATCCCGCGGTCCAGGCCGTGCTGATGGTCTGGACCGCGCCCTACAAGGTGGAATGCAACTCGATCACCGGCGCCTACAGCCTCGGCTTCGATGCGCAGCAATGCGTCCGCACCTGCGCGCCCGGCCGGCCCAGCCCCTATTTCAATTCGGCATCACAACGCCCGTTCACCGATCTGCACGTGCGCCTCTCGATGCTGTTGCCGACCGAATCGGTGGAACAGGCGAAAGCGCTGATCGACCGCGGCGCCGGCGCCGGCTTTCGCCTCGTTCCCGCCAGCGCGTATTACCTGGCGACGTCGGACACGGCGCGCAATGCGCGCGCGCCGTTCTTCCCGCCGCCGGGACGCATCGACGCGCGTGCGCTGACCGTGCGCCAGCTGCATGCCGACGTGCTCGACGACGCGCACGACATCATCGTCTACCAGACCGGCATGGCTGAAGTCGCCAAACTCGACACCCTCGGCTTCCTGGCGGGCGCGCTGGCCGACCATCTAACCTCGCTCGGCGGCGACCTGCTCGGCAACCAGCAGATGAGCAGCCTGCGCTGGCTGGAGGCGGGCGCTACCGCCAGCTACGGCACCGTCAGCGAACCGTGCAACCACTGGCAGAAGTTCCCGAATCCGACGGTGTTGCTCAGTCACTATGTCCGCGGCAACAGCGCGATCGAAGCCTACTGGAAGAGCGTGGCCTGGCCGGCACAGGGTCTGTTCATCGGCGAACCGCTGGCGGCGCCCTATGCCGCACCGGCCGCCGTGCACAGTGCCCGGCGCTGA
- a CDS encoding ExeM/NucH family extracellular endonuclease, with protein MKHRVAIHSPGRLTVLAALIGGLSAGLGAPAFADPTVPVVISQVYGGGGNSGAQYKNDFIELHNRGTTAIDLSTWSVQYASSAGTSWQLTKLSGILQPGHYYLVQEAAGSGGTAALPQPDASGSLALSGTSGKVALVNNASALSGANPTSASLVDLVGFGSAATGYEGSGPTATLSNTTAAIRANGGCTDTDDNAADFATGAPIPRNSASAAKSCGTTTTDAAIVTNCPASVSGTQGSAIMGLLQASDADSIVSSASIVSGARAGIALGPFTPAAGKGGTASVQLQVDGSLAAGSYPVGITFTNDTSQSASCTVTVQIAGSVTIPQIQGSGPTSPYANTVQSTRGVLTAKVGSGFFIQDPKGDGDPTTSDGIFVFGASTDAQPGEMVEVTGTVTEYTPTGAARSYTELGNVTKVTRLGGSYTIAPTNIELPYPDLGRVEGMLVHITTPLTVSGNGYLGDRGELVLSNGRLEQPSNRYAPSSPEAKALSAANASNMIVLDDGIFTTPNPIPYIGQDGTVRSGDTVTDLTGVVDFGAAGGLNPSFKLQPTQAPSFSRTNPRPPAVQGTPGNLRVVSANIENFFTTFTDGTNYLGQTGQGCSLGSSVSKSNCRGADNLKEFQRQSTKLVADLKGLDADVAALMEVQNNGDITLSYIVDQLNTAYGSKVYNYVANVPVTGTDAIRVAMIYKPAMVTPVGAPITDGDSVNNRPPLAQTFKLNSNGAKFTLVANHLKSKGSCGSAGAGNSDSGDGQGCWTGTRVLQAQRLLNYLVPQIKQASGDDRILLVGDMNAYGHEDPIATLTSNGFVNEVERFKRPEGTPYSYVFAGLSGYLDHALASTALDGQVAGILEWHINADEPDALGYDLNTGLSQDLYQANQFRESDHDPLVIGLNLAPAFVDVTGGVKIAQTAPVPNRITGKYSATVTFTNTSGAALSGPLQFRLDGLTAGVTLDNASGSQNGAPYITLPSGSLAVGASATVTTTFSNPAKTAITYKPALIQGAF; from the coding sequence ATGAAACATCGCGTTGCCATCCATTCTCCAGGGCGCCTGACCGTGCTCGCCGCCTTGATCGGAGGCCTGAGCGCCGGCCTGGGCGCGCCGGCGTTCGCCGACCCGACCGTTCCCGTCGTCATCAGCCAGGTGTACGGCGGCGGCGGCAACAGCGGCGCGCAGTACAAGAACGATTTCATCGAGCTGCACAACCGCGGCACGACGGCGATCGACCTGAGCACCTGGAGTGTGCAATACGCTTCGTCGGCCGGTACCAGCTGGCAGCTGACCAAGCTGAGCGGCATCCTGCAGCCGGGCCACTATTACCTGGTCCAGGAAGCGGCCGGCAGCGGCGGCACGGCCGCGCTGCCGCAACCCGACGCGAGCGGCAGCCTGGCCCTGAGCGGCACCAGCGGCAAGGTCGCGCTGGTCAACAACGCGAGTGCGCTGAGCGGCGCCAACCCGACGTCGGCGTCGCTGGTCGACCTGGTCGGCTTCGGCAGCGCCGCCACAGGCTACGAAGGCAGCGGCCCGACCGCGACCCTGAGCAACACCACCGCCGCGATCCGCGCCAATGGCGGCTGCACCGACACCGACGACAACGCCGCCGACTTCGCGACCGGCGCGCCGATCCCGCGCAACAGCGCCAGCGCCGCCAAGTCCTGCGGCACGACCACGACCGACGCCGCCATCGTCACGAACTGCCCGGCCAGCGTGTCCGGCACCCAGGGCAGCGCGATCATGGGCCTGCTCCAGGCCAGCGACGCCGACAGCATCGTCAGCAGCGCCTCGATCGTCAGCGGCGCGCGCGCCGGCATCGCGCTCGGCCCGTTCACCCCGGCCGCAGGCAAGGGCGGCACCGCCTCGGTCCAGCTGCAGGTCGACGGCAGCCTGGCCGCGGGCAGCTACCCGGTCGGCATCACGTTCACCAACGACACCAGCCAAAGCGCCAGCTGCACCGTGACGGTCCAGATCGCAGGCAGCGTGACGATTCCGCAGATCCAGGGTTCCGGCCCGACCAGCCCCTACGCCAACACCGTGCAAAGCACGCGCGGGGTGCTGACCGCCAAGGTCGGCAGCGGCTTCTTCATCCAAGACCCGAAAGGCGACGGCGACCCGACCACCTCGGACGGCATCTTCGTGTTCGGCGCCAGCACCGACGCCCAGCCGGGCGAAATGGTCGAAGTCACCGGCACCGTCACCGAATACACTCCGACCGGCGCCGCGCGTTCGTACACGGAGTTGGGCAACGTGACCAAAGTCACCCGTCTGGGCGGCAGCTACACGATCGCCCCGACCAACATCGAACTGCCTTACCCCGACCTGGGCCGCGTCGAAGGCATGCTGGTGCACATCACCACGCCGCTGACCGTGAGCGGCAACGGCTACCTGGGCGACCGCGGCGAACTGGTGCTGTCGAACGGGCGCCTGGAGCAGCCGTCCAACCGCTATGCGCCGAGCTCGCCTGAAGCCAAGGCCTTGAGCGCCGCCAACGCCAGCAACATGATCGTGCTGGACGACGGCATCTTCACCACGCCGAACCCGATTCCGTACATCGGCCAGGACGGCACCGTGCGCTCCGGCGACACCGTGACCGACCTGACCGGCGTGGTCGACTTCGGCGCCGCCGGCGGCCTGAACCCGTCGTTCAAGCTGCAGCCGACCCAGGCGCCGAGCTTCTCGCGCACCAATCCGCGTCCGCCGGCGGTGCAGGGCACGCCGGGCAACCTGCGCGTGGTCAGCGCCAACATCGAAAACTTCTTCACCACCTTCACCGACGGCACCAACTACCTGGGCCAGACCGGCCAGGGCTGCAGCCTGGGCAGCTCGGTGAGCAAGAGCAACTGCCGCGGCGCCGACAACCTCAAGGAATTCCAGCGCCAGAGCACCAAGCTGGTGGCCGACCTGAAGGGCCTGGACGCCGACGTCGCCGCCCTGATGGAAGTCCAGAACAACGGCGACATCACGCTGTCCTACATCGTCGACCAGCTCAACACCGCCTACGGCAGCAAGGTCTACAACTACGTCGCCAACGTGCCGGTCACCGGCACCGACGCGATCCGCGTGGCGATGATCTACAAGCCGGCAATGGTCACCCCTGTCGGCGCGCCGATCACCGACGGCGACAGCGTCAACAATCGTCCGCCGCTGGCCCAGACCTTCAAGCTCAACAGCAATGGCGCCAAGTTCACGCTGGTCGCCAATCACCTGAAGTCGAAAGGCAGCTGCGGCAGCGCCGGCGCCGGCAACAGCGACAGCGGCGACGGCCAGGGCTGCTGGACCGGCACTCGTGTGCTGCAGGCGCAGCGCTTGCTGAACTACCTGGTGCCGCAGATCAAGCAAGCCTCGGGCGACGACCGCATCCTGCTGGTCGGCGACATGAACGCCTACGGCCACGAAGATCCGATCGCGACCCTCACCTCGAACGGCTTCGTCAACGAAGTCGAGCGCTTCAAGCGTCCGGAAGGTACGCCGTACTCGTACGTGTTCGCCGGCCTGAGCGGCTACCTCGACCACGCGCTGGCCTCGACCGCGCTGGACGGCCAGGTCGCCGGCATCCTCGAGTGGCACATCAACGCGGACGAGCCGGATGCGCTGGGCTACGACCTGAATACCGGCCTGAGCCAGGACCTGTACCAGGCCAACCAGTTCCGTGAGTCGGACCACGATCCGCTGGTGATCGGCCTGAACCTGGCGCCGGCCTTCGTGGATGTGACCGGCGGCGTGAAGATCGCGCAGACGGCGCCGGTCCCAAACCGCATCACCGGCAAATACAGCGCCACCGTGACGTTCACCAACACGAGCGGCGCGGCCCTGAGCGGTCCGCTGCAGTTCCGTCTCGACGGCTTGACCGCCGGCGTGACCTTGGATAACGCCAGCGGCAGCCAGAATGGCGCACCGTACATCACACTGCCGTCCGGTTCGCTTGCCGTCGGCGCCAGCGCGACCGTCACCACCACGTTCTCGAACCCGGCGAAAACCGCCATTACCTACAAGCCGGCGCTGATCCAGGGCGCGTTTTAA
- a CDS encoding NF038129 family PEP-CTERM protein, with amino-acid sequence MNLKKILSRSLLALALSACGAAFAGPTYHVAIDTTTLNSSTAFLDLGLANFGDSAPVTATLSHFSGAFGEYSELGNGASGSVAQGDSVVLHTNGSGFSDLFQSILLGGLFNFDVSFDTSGAGKPSTFVGLLYRGDLSDSLFEITLAPGEADIVSPANAYASVGPAAVSAVPEPSTLLSMATGLGLLGFGLRRRTR; translated from the coding sequence ATGAACCTCAAGAAAATCCTGTCGCGCTCGCTGCTGGCCCTGGCGCTGAGCGCCTGCGGCGCGGCCTTCGCCGGCCCGACCTACCACGTCGCGATCGACACCACGACGCTGAATAGCAGCACCGCCTTCCTCGACCTTGGCCTGGCCAATTTCGGCGACTCGGCGCCGGTCACGGCGACCCTGAGCCACTTCAGCGGCGCCTTCGGCGAGTACAGCGAGCTCGGCAACGGCGCCAGCGGTTCGGTGGCGCAAGGCGACTCGGTGGTGCTGCACACTAACGGCAGCGGCTTCAGCGACCTGTTCCAGAGCATCCTGCTGGGCGGCCTGTTCAACTTCGACGTCAGCTTCGACACCAGCGGCGCGGGCAAACCTTCGACCTTCGTCGGCCTGCTCTATCGCGGCGACTTGAGCGACAGCCTGTTCGAGATCACCCTGGCCCCGGGTGAGGCCGACATCGTCTCGCCCGCCAATGCCTACGCCAGCGTCGGCCCGGCCGCCGTCTCCGCCGTCCCCGAGCCGTCGACCCTGCTGAGCATGGCCACCGGCCTTGGCCTGCTGGGCTTCGGCCTGCGCCGCCGCACCCGCTGA
- a CDS encoding winged helix-turn-helix domain-containing protein, which produces MAAHILVLDPDSAVRQLLELNLTRAGYQAAACRDAESALALLAQDRLPDMLLLEWDLPGQPGEALIRRLRAQARTRELPIIMVSNRSDEHDIILALESGADDYLTKPFNPRALLARIHAVLRRRIPHVASDTVQMAGLRLDPGTQRVIAGTRQVALGPVEFRLLNFLMHHPERVHTRSQLLDKVWGRHAVLDERTVDTHVGRLRNALQPSGHQEHIETVRGTGYRFVTRHARLALDWSHAF; this is translated from the coding sequence ATGGCCGCACACATCCTCGTGCTCGATCCCGACTCCGCCGTTCGTCAACTGCTGGAACTGAACCTGACGCGCGCCGGCTACCAGGCCGCCGCCTGCCGCGACGCCGAAAGCGCGCTGGCGCTGCTGGCTCAGGACCGGCTGCCCGACATGCTGCTGCTCGAATGGGACTTGCCGGGCCAGCCGGGCGAGGCGCTGATCCGCCGCCTGCGCGCGCAGGCGCGCACGCGCGAGCTGCCGATCATCATGGTCTCGAACCGCAGCGACGAGCACGACATCATCCTGGCGCTCGAATCCGGCGCCGACGACTATCTGACCAAGCCGTTCAATCCGCGTGCGCTGCTGGCGCGCATCCACGCGGTGCTGCGCCGGCGCATCCCGCACGTGGCCAGCGACACCGTGCAGATGGCCGGCCTGCGCCTCGACCCGGGCACCCAGCGCGTGATCGCCGGTACGCGCCAGGTGGCGCTGGGGCCGGTCGAGTTTCGCCTGCTGAACTTCCTGATGCACCATCCGGAACGGGTGCATACGCGCTCGCAGCTGCTCGACAAGGTATGGGGCCGTCACGCCGTGCTCGACGAACGCACGGTCGACACCCACGTCGGCCGCCTGCGCAACGCGCTGCAGCCGAGCGGCCACCAGGAACACATCGAGACCGTGCGCGGTACCGGCTACCGCTTCGTGACGCGCCACGCGCGCCTGGCGCTCGACTGGAGCCACGCGTTCTAG
- the epsA gene encoding XrtB/PEP-CTERM-associated transcriptional regulator EpsA, translated as MEPVVILSRQEQEYLLRVIEAGVRAAGLHGFFLWTQGQLQALLPHQVLVAMQFAPGGNLQRLECVHGTVLDAAALALLTDARDGLAPRLARHCLQGGRLPALGDFGGAAQPGLEPFRAELGRAGFDNLLVHGTGQTAGGASVFALFGLPQRPSARHAYFLELLVPHLHLALMRLPSPGAGAAAPARPLSTREAEIMGWLREGKSNDEMGQILGISALTVKNHLQRIYRLLGVSNRAHALARCIELRLLEGWAAG; from the coding sequence GTGGAACCGGTCGTCATCCTCAGCCGGCAGGAACAGGAATACCTGCTGCGCGTGATCGAGGCGGGCGTGCGCGCGGCGGGCCTGCACGGTTTTTTCCTGTGGACCCAGGGCCAGCTGCAGGCGCTGTTGCCGCACCAGGTGCTGGTCGCGATGCAGTTCGCGCCGGGCGGCAACCTGCAGCGCCTCGAGTGCGTGCACGGGACGGTGCTCGACGCCGCCGCGCTGGCGCTGCTCACCGATGCGCGTGACGGCTTGGCGCCGCGCCTGGCGCGTCATTGCCTGCAGGGCGGGCGCTTGCCGGCGCTGGGCGACTTCGGCGGCGCAGCGCAGCCAGGGCTGGAGCCTTTCCGCGCCGAGCTGGGCCGCGCCGGCTTCGACAACCTGCTGGTGCACGGCACCGGCCAGACCGCCGGCGGGGCCAGCGTATTCGCGTTGTTCGGGCTGCCGCAGCGGCCGAGTGCGCGCCATGCCTATTTCCTGGAACTGCTGGTCCCGCACCTTCATCTGGCGCTGATGCGCCTGCCGTCGCCAGGCGCCGGCGCGGCGGCGCCGGCACGGCCGCTGAGCACGCGCGAAGCCGAGATCATGGGCTGGCTGCGCGAGGGCAAGAGCAACGACGAGATGGGGCAGATCCTCGGCATCAGTGCGTTGACGGTGAAGAACCACCTGCAGCGCATCTATCGCTTGCTCGGGGTCAGCAACCGCGCGCATGCGCTGGCGCGCTGCATCGAATTGCGGCTGCTCGAGGGGTGGGCCGCCGGATGA
- the gspG gene encoding type II secretion system major pseudopilin GspG: protein MSFVLNRGAAGRVRRAGFTLLELLVVIVIIGLLAAYVGPKYFSQLGKSEVTVTRAQIEAFEKSLDTFRLDVGRYPTTEEGLNALMTAPPAVAAKWSGPYLKKGVPLDPWGHAYQYRAPGTKGDYEIVSLGKDGQPGGSGEAADISSQ from the coding sequence ATGTCTTTCGTGTTGAATCGCGGCGCCGCCGGGCGCGTGCGCCGGGCGGGCTTCACGCTGCTCGAACTGCTGGTCGTCATCGTCATCATCGGCCTGCTGGCGGCGTATGTCGGGCCCAAGTATTTCTCGCAGCTCGGCAAGTCCGAAGTGACAGTCACGCGCGCCCAGATCGAAGCCTTCGAAAAGTCGCTCGACACCTTCCGCCTCGACGTCGGCCGTTATCCGACCACCGAAGAGGGCCTGAACGCGCTGATGACCGCGCCGCCGGCCGTGGCCGCCAAGTGGAGCGGTCCCTACCTGAAAAAGGGCGTGCCGCTCGACCCCTGGGGCCACGCCTACCAGTACCGCGCACCGGGCACGAAAGGCGACTACGAGATCGTTTCGCTCGGCAAGGACGGCCAGCCGGGCGGCAGCGGCGAGGCCGCCGACATCAGCTCGCAATAA
- a CDS encoding type II secretion system F family protein: protein MQFAVRTLAPDMTIASLVVDAPSEAAARRLVEARGLYVSAVEPARGPLLGARRAGKLSLVLFSQELLALLTAGLGIVEGLEALLEKEGSAGTRAVLDSLLASLREGKRFSSALAEQPALFPPLYVGIVRAAEGTSDLPRALERYIEYQQRIDIVRAKVVSASIYPAILLLVGGGVSLFLMTYVVPRFAEVYQGAGRELPALSRLMLDWGQFAAAHTGPLLLAILSALALATWSVRRALERGGVTRLLGRLPGIGERARIYELSRLYLTLGMLSEGGITIVSAIGTVQAMVSPGMAQGLQAARAAIESGRPLSDAFDANGLTTPISLRMLRVGERTGEMGTMLTRSAAFYDGEIGRWIDRFTRTFEPLLMAAIGLVVGAIVVLLYMPIFDLAGDMS, encoded by the coding sequence ATGCAGTTCGCGGTACGCACACTCGCCCCCGACATGACCATCGCCAGCCTTGTGGTCGACGCGCCCAGCGAGGCCGCCGCGCGCCGCCTGGTCGAGGCGCGCGGGCTCTACGTCAGCGCGGTCGAACCAGCGCGCGGTCCGCTGCTGGGCGCGCGCCGCGCCGGCAAGCTGTCGCTGGTGCTGTTCAGCCAGGAGCTGCTGGCGCTGCTCACGGCCGGCCTGGGCATCGTCGAGGGCCTGGAAGCACTGCTCGAGAAAGAAGGCAGCGCCGGCACGCGCGCGGTGCTGGACAGCCTGCTCGCAAGCCTGCGCGAGGGCAAGCGCTTTTCCAGCGCACTGGCCGAGCAGCCGGCGCTGTTCCCGCCGCTGTACGTCGGCATCGTGCGCGCGGCCGAAGGCACCAGCGACCTGCCGCGCGCACTGGAACGCTATATCGAATACCAGCAGCGCATCGATATCGTGCGCGCCAAGGTGGTCAGCGCCTCCATTTATCCGGCGATCCTGCTGCTGGTCGGTGGCGGCGTCAGCCTGTTCCTGATGACCTACGTCGTGCCGCGCTTCGCCGAGGTTTACCAGGGCGCCGGGCGCGAGTTGCCCGCGCTGTCGCGCCTGATGCTCGACTGGGGCCAGTTCGCAGCCGCCCATACCGGGCCGCTGCTGCTGGCGATCCTGTCCGCGCTGGCGCTGGCGACCTGGAGCGTACGGCGCGCCCTCGAGCGCGGCGGCGTCACGCGCCTGCTGGGACGCCTGCCGGGCATCGGCGAACGCGCGCGCATCTATGAACTGTCGCGCCTGTACCTGACGCTCGGCATGCTCAGCGAGGGCGGCATCACCATCGTCTCGGCCATCGGCACCGTGCAGGCCATGGTCTCGCCCGGCATGGCGCAGGGTTTGCAGGCAGCGCGCGCGGCGATCGAGTCGGGCCGCCCGCTGTCCGATGCGTTCGACGCCAATGGCCTGACCACGCCGATCTCGCTGCGCATGCTGCGCGTGGGCGAGCGCACCGGCGAGATGGGCACGATGCTGACGCGCTCGGCCGCGTTCTACGACGGCGAGATCGGGCGCTGGATCGACCGCTTCACGCGCACCTTCGAGCCGCTGCTGATGGCGGCCATCGGCCTGGTGGTCGGCGCCATCGTGGTGCTGCTCTACATGCCGATTTTCGACCTGGCCGGAGACATGTCATGA